One Deltaproteobacteria bacterium DNA segment encodes these proteins:
- a CDS encoding DUF3343 domain-containing protein — translation MIVAIFGLFKKSGQAEKREHSSRNGDRGILLFENTSEVIQAETLLKKDGWDIRVMGPPPEVQRGCDLVIEFPLIEELNIVRSLKRVNIPPLEVVPVTGPLLRPVDLFHVKDFGKYLMVRAANMKLTVDKNTQQIVNISGGGCPDVPYLACAMVGHALREAPRPGDIGHTLCGYALQLAYEEVLRRCSE, via the coding sequence CTGATCGTGGCGATCTTCGGTCTTTTCAAAAAAAGCGGGCAGGCGGAAAAGAGGGAACATTCTTCCCGGAACGGGGATCGGGGGATCCTTCTGTTTGAAAACACCAGCGAGGTCATCCAGGCCGAAACCCTGCTGAAGAAGGACGGTTGGGACATCCGGGTCATGGGTCCACCCCCTGAAGTTCAGCGCGGTTGCGACTTGGTGATCGAATTCCCCCTTATCGAGGAACTCAATATCGTCCGATCTCTCAAAAGGGTCAATATCCCTCCCCTTGAAGTCGTGCCCGTGACTGGTCCATTGCTGCGTCCGGTCGATCTTTTTCATGTGAAGGATTTCGGTAAATACCTGATGGTCCGGGCGGCGAACATGAAACTGACCGTGGACAAGAACACGCAACAGATCGTCAACATATCCGGCGGAGGATGTCCGGACGTGCCCTATCTTGCCTGCGCCATGGTCGGGCATGCTCTCAGGGAAGCCCCCCGTCCGGGCGATATCGGCCATACTCTCTGCGGGTACGCCCTGCAGCTCGCTTATGAGGAGGTCCTGCGGCGGTGCTCGGAATAG
- a CDS encoding sulfurtransferase TusA family protein produces MSKVVDARGLSCPQPVIMTLDEIKAGNERELEVLVDTDTSRENVSRAAEHQGWTIADVVEDGSGYKVIIKKD; encoded by the coding sequence ATGAGTAAAGTTGTCGATGCCAGGGGACTTTCCTGCCCCCAGCCGGTCATCATGACGCTGGATGAGATCAAGGCCGGCAATGAACGTGAATTGGAAGTTCTGGTCGACACGGACACGTCCAGAGAGAACGTAAGTCGCGCGGCGGAACACCAGGGATGGACGATAGCCGACGTGGTGGAAGACGGAAGCGGCTATAAAGTCATCATCAAAAAGGACTGA
- a CDS encoding YedE-related selenium metabolism membrane protein: protein MKNFFAGRWGIIGVGILIGILAALLQKLGNPGNMGICVACFERDIAGALGLHRAAVVQFMRPEIIGFVLGALAAAYLFKEFRPRLGSAPIVRFVLGAFAMIGALVFLGCPWRAALRLAGGDGNAIPGLLGLIFGIWIGTLFLKSGYNLGRTQKTHASAGWMLPLIMLGFLALMLIFPQVAGQDRNGVFFYSLKGPGAMHAALPVSLGVGLLIGFLAQRSRFCTMGAIRDFIIFRQTHLLSGFLALIVAAFVTNLIVGQFHPGFQGQPVAHTMGLWNFAGMALAGLAFCLAGGCPGRQLFMAGEGDGDAAVFVLGMIVGAAFAHNFGLASSPNGVGPYGIQAVIIGFAVCLFIGFTMRKRIA from the coding sequence ATGAAAAATTTTTTCGCCGGCCGCTGGGGCATCATCGGCGTTGGTATTCTCATCGGGATCCTGGCCGCACTCCTCCAGAAACTGGGCAATCCCGGCAATATGGGGATCTGCGTAGCCTGCTTCGAACGTGATATCGCGGGGGCCCTCGGTTTGCACCGGGCCGCCGTCGTCCAGTTCATGAGGCCTGAGATCATCGGTTTTGTTCTCGGGGCGCTGGCCGCGGCATACCTGTTCAAGGAATTCCGTCCCCGTCTCGGCTCCGCCCCGATCGTCCGGTTCGTCCTGGGAGCGTTTGCTATGATCGGCGCCCTGGTATTTCTCGGCTGCCCCTGGCGGGCCGCCCTGCGGCTTGCCGGCGGCGACGGCAACGCCATACCCGGCCTCCTGGGGCTCATCTTCGGTATCTGGATCGGCACCCTCTTCCTGAAAAGCGGTTACAACCTGGGACGGACACAAAAGACCCATGCGTCGGCGGGATGGATGCTCCCCCTGATCATGCTGGGTTTTCTGGCGCTCATGCTCATATTTCCCCAGGTCGCCGGTCAGGACAGGAACGGCGTTTTCTTTTACAGCCTGAAGGGACCGGGAGCCATGCACGCGGCGCTTCCCGTGTCGCTCGGGGTGGGGCTCCTGATCGGGTTCCTCGCGCAGCGAAGCCGGTTCTGTACCATGGGAGCCATCCGGGACTTCATCATCTTCCGGCAGACACACCTCCTGTCGGGATTTCTCGCTCTGATCGTGGCGGCCTTCGTGACGAACCTCATCGTCGGCCAGTTCCATCCCGGTTTTCAGGGACAACCGGTGGCACATACGATGGGCCTCTGGAACTTCGCCGGCATGGCCCTCGCCGGTCTTGCCTTCTGCCTTGCCGGAGGGTGCCCCGGCCGCCAGCTTTTCATGGCCGGTGAAGGAGACGGCGACGCGGCCGTGTTCGTACTGGGCATGATCGTCGGTGCGGCATTCGCGCATAATTTCGGCCTGGCAAGCTCACCGAACGGTGTCGGTCCATACGGTATCCAGGCCGTCATCATCGGTTTTGCGGTGTGTCTCTTTATCGGGTTCACCATGAGAAAACGAATCGCATGA
- the selD gene encoding selenide, water dikinase SelD, which yields MGEEKKIRLTEMVSGAGUACKIGPGDLNQALCGLPLITDPNLIAGIEHCDDAGVYKLSDELALIQTLDFFTPIVDDPYTFGLVAAANALSDVYAMGGTALTAMNIICFPIKTMDISVLHEILRGGLAKMREAGVILVGGHSVEDDELKYGLSVTGTVHPDRVLLNRGARAGDSLILTKPLGTGIINTALKAGMASDELVERSVECMVTLNKRAAELIAECSTVHACTDVTGFGLLGHASEMIEGCTVGMVIRSSSVPFFEDVRPFVEMGIIPGGLNCNRKFRLPMIEKGPDCPGWMVDVMFDPQTSGGLLVSLSPEEAETLVARMRSEGIRDASIIGDVVQEPPGEIIVL from the coding sequence ATGGGAGAAGAAAAGAAGATCAGGTTGACCGAGATGGTCAGCGGTGCCGGGTGAGCCTGCAAAATAGGTCCGGGTGACCTGAACCAGGCGCTCTGCGGTCTTCCGCTGATCACAGATCCCAATCTCATCGCAGGTATCGAGCACTGCGACGACGCCGGGGTCTATAAACTGAGCGATGAGCTGGCCCTGATCCAGACGCTGGATTTCTTTACCCCCATTGTCGATGATCCTTACACATTCGGCCTGGTCGCCGCGGCCAACGCCCTTTCCGACGTCTATGCCATGGGCGGCACGGCGCTGACGGCGATGAACATCATCTGTTTCCCCATCAAGACCATGGACATTTCCGTTCTGCACGAGATCCTCCGGGGCGGCCTTGCCAAGATGCGCGAGGCGGGCGTCATACTCGTGGGCGGTCACAGCGTGGAAGACGATGAACTGAAATACGGCCTCTCCGTAACGGGGACCGTCCATCCCGACCGGGTCCTCCTCAACCGGGGGGCCAGGGCCGGCGATTCGCTGATACTTACCAAGCCCCTCGGCACGGGGATCATCAACACGGCGCTGAAGGCGGGAATGGCAAGTGACGAACTGGTCGAGAGATCGGTGGAATGCATGGTCACCCTGAACAAGAGGGCTGCGGAGCTTATCGCCGAATGCTCCACCGTTCATGCCTGCACGGATGTTACCGGGTTCGGCCTCCTGGGTCATGCCTCTGAAATGATCGAGGGATGCACCGTGGGCATGGTCATCCGTTCTTCGTCGGTTCCCTTCTTTGAGGATGTCCGCCCCTTCGTCGAGATGGGCATCATTCCCGGCGGATTGAACTGCAACAGGAAATTCCGGTTGCCCATGATCGAAAAGGGCCCTGACTGTCCCGGCTGGATGGTCGACGTCATGTTCGACCCTCAGACCTCGGGAGGACTCCTCGTTTCACTTTCTCCCGAGGAGGCGGAAACGCTTGTCGCCCGCATGCGTTCCGAGGGAATAAGAGATGCATCTATCATCGGTGATGTGGTGCAGGAACCGCCGGGGGAAATCATCGTTCTGTAA
- a CDS encoding LysR family transcriptional regulator encodes MKFTPMNSVTLQQLQALVCLAEERSFSRAAVVMRLSQPSLTKHIRNLEDTLSATLVDRRTHGITLTPEGKILTEHAKRLFKLLDEAAEKIERARDSEAGCIEAAASTIPATYILPRLIPLFRERYPGINCYIRTGDSDGVIDMILNEEAQVGFIGKGIEHRKLVAKPLWKDRLVLVVPSRHRWRGKKKVSLEEILSEPFVARERGSATRAITEEYLLARRGVDMSRFNVVCELGSSEAVKEAVISGMGVSIISIHAVRRDIETSNLFEVPLEDCAIERDFHVIYLKQFMPQKYHTLFLDFLEREPVSRHYGEDNSLR; translated from the coding sequence ATGAAATTCACTCCCATGAACAGTGTCACCCTGCAGCAGCTCCAGGCCCTGGTGTGTCTCGCGGAAGAGCGGAGTTTCAGCCGGGCCGCGGTCGTGATGAGACTCTCGCAGCCCTCGTTGACGAAGCATATCAGGAATCTCGAGGATACCCTCTCGGCGACCCTGGTGGACAGGCGAACCCATGGGATCACCCTGACGCCGGAGGGAAAAATACTGACGGAGCATGCGAAGCGCCTCTTCAAGCTGCTCGATGAGGCGGCTGAAAAGATCGAGCGGGCCCGTGACAGCGAAGCCGGCTGTATTGAGGCAGCCGCCAGCACAATCCCGGCCACATATATTCTTCCCCGCCTGATCCCGCTCTTCAGGGAGCGCTATCCCGGTATCAACTGTTACATCAGGACAGGCGACAGTGACGGGGTCATTGACATGATCCTGAACGAGGAGGCCCAGGTGGGTTTCATCGGAAAGGGGATCGAGCACCGGAAACTCGTTGCAAAACCGCTCTGGAAGGACCGGCTGGTGCTGGTCGTCCCCAGCCGTCACCGGTGGCGAGGAAAAAAGAAGGTATCGTTGGAAGAAATACTCTCGGAACCGTTCGTCGCACGGGAACGGGGGTCGGCGACGAGGGCGATAACGGAGGAGTATCTGCTGGCCCGCCGGGGCGTTGATATGTCACGGTTCAACGTCGTGTGCGAGCTGGGCAGTTCAGAGGCGGTGAAAGAGGCCGTCATTTCCGGCATGGGGGTATCGATCATTTCGATCCATGCCGTACGGCGCGATATCGAGACATCCAATCTTTTTGAGGTTCCTCTTGAGGACTGCGCCATCGAGCGGGATTTTCACGTCATTTATCTGAAGCAGTTCATGCCTCAGAAGTATCACACGCTGTTTCTCGACTTTCTTGAAAGGGAACCGGTAAGCAGGCACTATGGAGAAGATAATTCGTTACGTTAG
- the thrC gene encoding threonine synthase, protein MEKIIRYVSTNRHLNNVAGITPFRDTVLFREALLQGQAPDGGLFMPERVPSLDRREILSLKGKPYPEAALLVTKAFLAGEVETDVLAVIVKDSYPFSVPLERVYDRKYLMRLDQGPTASFKDFAARMMARLMSHFRPAGRRLNVLVATSGDTGSAVGEAFKGVEGITVNILYPRTEVSGRQKKQLDTIGENVQALSIEGKFDDCQNLVKEAFSDPSLAYLNFTSANSINFGRIMPQIVYYIYAYAQLAEGDEEIVISVPSGNFGNALGCEYARRMGLPVKRLVMPTNENDEFPRFLERGVYEKVSPSRACLSNAMNVGHPSNLARFFDLFGGTVDRTGVVHSYPDVDEMRTRIFSVSVTDAMTKECIRKTYETYGVLLEPHGSVGWRGLELYLEREGDFPLCLSLETAHPAKFPDEITELLDIVPESPESMKDLDDRTGEPVELPADYPTFREYLRDNLSS, encoded by the coding sequence ATGGAGAAGATAATTCGTTACGTTAGCACCAACAGACATCTCAACAATGTGGCGGGAATAACACCCTTCAGGGATACCGTTCTTTTCAGGGAGGCCCTGCTCCAGGGGCAGGCGCCCGACGGGGGTCTCTTTATGCCGGAAAGGGTCCCGTCTCTTGACCGGAGAGAAATACTCTCACTCAAAGGGAAGCCCTATCCGGAGGCCGCCCTGCTGGTGACGAAAGCCTTTCTTGCGGGCGAGGTCGAGACGGATGTCCTGGCGGTGATCGTAAAGGACTCATATCCCTTTTCCGTGCCCCTGGAACGTGTGTACGACCGGAAGTACCTGATGCGGCTCGACCAGGGGCCGACGGCTTCGTTCAAGGATTTTGCGGCACGCATGATGGCGCGGCTCATGAGCCATTTCCGGCCTGCAGGCAGGCGGCTCAATGTCCTGGTGGCCACTTCGGGGGACACGGGAAGCGCCGTGGGCGAGGCATTTAAGGGGGTCGAGGGCATCACCGTCAATATTCTGTACCCTCGTACGGAGGTCAGCGGCCGCCAGAAGAAACAGCTCGACACGATCGGGGAGAACGTTCAGGCCCTGTCGATCGAGGGAAAATTCGATGACTGCCAGAACCTGGTCAAGGAGGCCTTTTCCGATCCCTCCCTCGCGTATCTGAACTTCACATCGGCGAACTCGATCAATTTCGGCAGGATCATGCCGCAGATCGTCTATTACATCTATGCTTACGCCCAGCTTGCAGAGGGTGACGAAGAGATCGTCATATCCGTTCCGTCGGGAAACTTCGGCAACGCTCTCGGATGCGAGTACGCGCGGCGCATGGGACTGCCGGTGAAACGGCTCGTGATGCCCACGAACGAGAACGATGAATTCCCCCGGTTTCTTGAAAGGGGCGTCTATGAGAAAGTGTCCCCCTCGCGCGCCTGTCTCTCCAACGCCATGAACGTGGGGCATCCCAGCAATCTGGCGCGTTTTTTCGATCTTTTCGGAGGGACGGTGGACCGTACGGGGGTGGTCCATTCCTATCCCGATGTCGACGAGATGCGCACACGTATTTTCTCGGTCAGTGTCACCGACGCGATGACGAAGGAGTGCATCAGGAAGACCTACGAGACCTACGGCGTTCTTCTGGAGCCGCACGGTTCCGTCGGATGGCGCGGCCTTGAGCTCTATCTCGAGCGGGAAGGGGATTTCCCTCTGTGCCTGTCACTGGAAACGGCCCATCCGGCGAAATTCCCCGATGAGATCACGGAACTGCTGGATATCGTTCCCGAGAGCCCTGAAAGCATGAAGGACCTGGACGACCGGACCGGGGAACCGGTGGAACTGCCCGCCGACTACCCAACCTTCCGGGAATATCTCAGGGACAACCTTTCTTCGTGA
- a CDS encoding peptide-binding protein — MLPVFVMCLLFWTCGSGETEGTAQSQGALNAGAPAFGDILIEGSIGDASNLIPLLSTDSSSHGISAMIFNGLIKYGKDMNIEGDLAESWDISDDGLSITFHLRKNVRWHDGHPFTAEDVLYTYQVTVDPKTPTAYAGDFLKVKKAEVLDSHTFRVTYDKPFAPALESWGSSILPKHLMAGTDITKSPLARHPVGTGPYRFKEWVTGEKIVLSSNHEHFEGRPYIDGYIMRIIPDMATMFLELRATGIDQMNLTPLQYTRQTENAVFRNNYNKYRYLAFGYTYLGYNLTNPLFRDKAVRQAISYAVNKQEIIDGVLLGLGKIATGPYKPGTWPYNPDVKRYPYDPGKAKELLKEAGWEDHDGDGVLDRDGRPFEFEIITNQGNEMRAKCAEIIQRRLSELGITVKIRVIEWAAFINEFINKKKFDSTILGWTITLDPDLYDVWHSSKTKPGELNFISYRNEEVDRLIEEGRSTFDREERKRCYDRIQEILAEEQPYTFLYVPDALPIINSRFQGIEPAPIGIGYNYIKWYVPEDRQRYVMTP, encoded by the coding sequence ATGCTTCCTGTCTTCGTCATGTGCCTTCTTTTCTGGACCTGCGGGAGCGGCGAAACGGAAGGGACCGCCCAATCGCAGGGGGCATTGAACGCCGGGGCGCCCGCCTTCGGCGATATTCTGATCGAAGGATCCATCGGCGATGCCTCGAACCTGATCCCATTGCTCTCCACGGACAGTTCTTCCCACGGTATCTCGGCGATGATCTTCAACGGCCTCATAAAGTATGGCAAGGATATGAACATCGAGGGGGACCTCGCCGAATCATGGGACATTTCCGATGACGGTCTCTCCATCACCTTTCACCTGCGCAAAAACGTGCGATGGCACGACGGTCATCCCTTTACCGCCGAGGATGTCCTCTATACCTATCAGGTGACGGTGGACCCGAAAACACCCACGGCGTACGCCGGCGATTTTCTCAAGGTGAAAAAAGCGGAGGTTCTTGACAGTCACACCTTTCGCGTAACCTACGACAAACCCTTTGCGCCGGCCCTGGAGAGCTGGGGGTCTTCCATTCTCCCCAAGCACCTCATGGCCGGCACGGATATCACGAAGTCCCCCCTGGCCCGTCACCCCGTCGGAACGGGCCCTTACCGCTTCAAGGAGTGGGTGACGGGGGAAAAGATCGTTCTTTCATCGAACCATGAGCATTTCGAGGGCAGGCCATACATCGACGGTTACATCATGCGCATTATCCCCGATATGGCAACGATGTTCCTGGAACTGCGCGCCACGGGCATAGACCAGATGAACCTGACGCCGCTTCAGTACACGCGGCAGACGGAGAACGCCGTCTTCAGGAACAATTACAACAAGTACCGGTACCTTGCCTTCGGGTATACCTACCTCGGGTACAACCTGACCAATCCCCTGTTCCGTGACAAGGCGGTGCGGCAGGCCATCTCCTATGCCGTCAACAAGCAGGAGATCATCGACGGAGTCCTGCTGGGTCTCGGCAAGATCGCCACGGGACCGTACAAACCGGGAACCTGGCCTTACAACCCCGATGTCAAGCGCTATCCCTACGACCCCGGGAAAGCGAAAGAACTGCTGAAGGAGGCTGGATGGGAAGACCATGACGGCGATGGGGTTCTCGACCGGGACGGCAGGCCTTTTGAGTTCGAAATAATCACAAACCAGGGAAACGAGATGCGGGCCAAGTGCGCCGAGATCATTCAGAGGCGATTGTCGGAACTGGGAATAACGGTGAAGATCCGGGTCATCGAGTGGGCCGCATTCATCAACGAGTTCATCAATAAAAAGAAATTCGACTCCACCATTCTCGGGTGGACGATAACCCTTGACCCCGATCTCTACGACGTGTGGCACTCAAGCAAAACGAAGCCCGGCGAACTGAACTTTATTTCATATAGGAACGAAGAAGTGGACCGGCTGATCGAAGAGGGCCGAAGCACCTTCGACCGGGAAGAGCGGAAACGGTGCTATGACCGGATCCAGGAAATCCTCGCTGAGGAGCAGCCCTATACCTTTCTGTACGTCCCCGACGCCCTGCCCATCATCAATTCGCGGTTTCAGGGCATCGAACCGGCACCCATCGGGATCGGATACAATTACATCAAATGGTATGTGCCGGAAGACCGGCAGCGGTACGTGATGACGCCGTGA
- a CDS encoding nicotinate phosphoribosyltransferase yields MNPATSMLLTDLYQLTMIQGYLQKSLHDTAVFEFSIRTLPEKRGFFVAAGLEYVLDFLEGLRLTPEETDYLSRCGRFSRELIDYLSHFRFSGHVDAMPEGTVCFPNEPLIRVTAPLPEAQLIESRLINIIHFQSLIATKAARCHLAARGRAILVDFGLRRAHGAEAGLFAARSSYIAGFEGTATVMAEPVYDIPIFGTMAHSFIEAQSGELEAFLSFAEANPGNVTLLIDTYDTLKGARTTVQAATILKERGISVNAVRIDSGDLAGSSRRVRTLLDEAGYPSIKIFVSGNIDEYGIRDLLDGGAPIDGFGVGTKMDTSDDAPYFDCAYKLMEYAGVPRMKISTGKLTLPGAKQVFRLFENNRMVKDVLTVEGDDREGTPLLRRFMEQGKTCEEHPRIDHIREYTLGQLETLPRHFLTLETRPAYPVEISEKLAALTEAVERTL; encoded by the coding sequence ATGAACCCTGCGACCAGCATGCTCCTTACCGACCTGTACCAGTTGACCATGATACAGGGATACCTGCAAAAGAGCCTGCATGACACGGCCGTCTTCGAATTTTCCATCAGGACGCTTCCGGAAAAACGGGGTTTTTTTGTCGCGGCCGGGCTCGAATATGTTCTGGACTTCCTGGAGGGGCTTCGGCTGACCCCGGAAGAGACGGACTACCTCTCACGCTGCGGTCGTTTCTCCCGGGAACTCATTGATTATCTGTCTCATTTCCGGTTCAGCGGCCACGTTGACGCCATGCCGGAGGGAACGGTCTGTTTCCCCAATGAACCCCTGATCCGTGTCACGGCCCCTCTTCCCGAGGCCCAGTTGATCGAAAGCCGCCTGATCAACATCATTCATTTTCAGAGCCTTATCGCCACCAAGGCCGCCCGGTGCCATCTCGCCGCCCGCGGGCGAGCCATCCTCGTTGATTTCGGTCTTCGCCGCGCCCATGGCGCCGAAGCCGGCCTTTTCGCGGCCCGTTCGTCCTATATCGCGGGATTCGAGGGAACGGCGACGGTCATGGCAGAACCAGTCTACGATATCCCGATATTCGGAACCATGGCCCATTCCTTCATCGAAGCACAGTCCGGCGAACTGGAAGCGTTCCTTTCCTTCGCCGAGGCGAACCCGGGAAACGTCACGCTCCTGATCGACACCTACGATACGCTGAAGGGGGCGCGTACGACCGTGCAGGCAGCCACGATCCTGAAAGAGCGGGGGATATCCGTCAATGCCGTCCGTATCGACAGCGGTGACCTGGCGGGATCAAGCCGCCGGGTCCGCACGCTCCTGGACGAGGCAGGATACCCGTCCATCAAAATCTTTGTGAGCGGTAACATCGATGAGTACGGTATCAGGGACCTGCTTGACGGAGGCGCCCCCATCGACGGCTTCGGCGTGGGGACCAAAATGGACACGTCCGATGATGCCCCCTATTTCGATTGTGCCTACAAGCTTATGGAATATGCGGGGGTCCCCCGCATGAAAATATCCACGGGGAAACTGACGCTCCCCGGGGCGAAACAGGTGTTCCGCCTCTTCGAGAACAATCGGATGGTCAAGGATGTCCTGACCGTTGAAGGTGACGACAGAGAAGGGACACCCCTGCTTCGGCGGTTCATGGAGCAGGGGAAGACATGCGAGGAGCACCCCAGGATCGATCACATCCGGGAATATACGCTCGGACAACTTGAAACATTACCACGGCACTTCCTCACACTTGAAACGCGACCCGCCTACCCCGTTGAAATATCGGAAAAACTGGCGGCCCTTACCGAGGCGGTTGAAAGGACTCTCTGA
- a CDS encoding isochorismatase family protein yields the protein MEKKQELRIQLQAGDALVVVDVQNDFLPGGALGVSAGDRVIDPLNRAVLLFHQRGLPIFFSRDWHPTQHCSFKERNGPWPEHCVQNTPGAEFARDIMVPKEAIIISKGVLHDEEQYSTIYGRNSEWEELSRILDRLGIKRIFIGGLATDYCVLNTVLDALKLGFEAYVFTDGICAVNVNPGDEENALKQMTESGGHLITTDRLA from the coding sequence ATGGAAAAAAAACAGGAATTGAGGATACAACTCCAGGCCGGTGACGCGCTGGTCGTTGTCGATGTCCAGAATGATTTTCTTCCGGGGGGCGCCCTCGGCGTGTCCGCTGGTGACAGAGTGATCGATCCCTTGAACAGAGCCGTTCTGTTGTTTCACCAGCGGGGGCTTCCCATCTTTTTCTCCCGCGACTGGCATCCGACTCAACACTGTTCCTTCAAGGAACGGAACGGGCCCTGGCCCGAACATTGTGTCCAGAACACCCCGGGTGCCGAGTTCGCCCGCGACATCATGGTCCCTAAAGAGGCAATCATCATATCCAAGGGGGTGCTGCACGACGAGGAGCAGTACTCCACCATATACGGCCGGAACAGCGAATGGGAGGAACTCTCCCGGATACTTGACCGCCTCGGGATCAAAAGAATTTTCATCGGCGGCCTGGCCACGGATTACTGCGTCCTCAATACCGTTCTTGACGCTCTGAAACTCGGCTTTGAAGCATACGTCTTCACCGATGGAATCTGCGCCGTCAACGTCAACCCGGGCGATGAGGAGAACGCCCTGAAGCAGATGACGGAAAGCGGCGGACATCTGATAACGACGGACCGGCTCGCCTGA
- the tolQ gene encoding protein TolQ, whose translation MRNRGDIVNEALAVTTADIGRGFHGNVLDLILSAGPMVQFVLLLLLFFSVVSWAIILMKYRTIRRSRRENQLFLDVYMKINKLSEVFPESKKFRYSQIAEVFRAGYTELVKIAGMRKESSAEGEPMDETLALELRGLDNVERTLNRACDAESSKLESFLGFLATTGSACPFIGLFGTVWGIMNAFKGIGVTGTATLAVVAPGISEALIATAAGLAAAIPAVVFYNYYLNQVRAITGEANNFASEFMNIIERYYVKAIRR comes from the coding sequence ATGAGAAATAGAGGTGACATTGTGAATGAGGCGTTAGCGGTTACCACAGCCGATATCGGAAGGGGTTTCCATGGAAATGTGCTCGATCTTATCCTGAGTGCCGGTCCCATGGTCCAGTTCGTCCTGCTGCTCCTGCTCTTCTTCTCAGTTGTTTCCTGGGCGATCATATTGATGAAATATCGGACCATCAGGCGGTCACGACGGGAAAATCAACTGTTTCTCGATGTGTACATGAAGATAAACAAGCTTTCGGAGGTTTTCCCCGAATCAAAGAAGTTCAGGTACTCACAGATCGCCGAGGTCTTCCGGGCGGGGTACACCGAACTTGTGAAGATAGCAGGGATGCGGAAGGAGTCCTCTGCCGAGGGCGAACCGATGGATGAAACCCTCGCGCTGGAGCTGCGTGGCCTCGATAACGTGGAACGGACCCTGAACAGGGCCTGTGACGCCGAATCGTCAAAGCTTGAGAGTTTTCTCGGTTTCCTGGCGACGACGGGGAGCGCCTGTCCCTTCATCGGTCTCTTCGGGACCGTGTGGGGCATAATGAACGCCTTCAAGGGGATCGGTGTAACCGGTACCGCCACACTGGCAGTAGTGGCACCCGGCATTTCCGAGGCGCTAATCGCCACGGCGGCGGGCCTGGCTGCCGCCATACCGGCCGTCGTTTTTTACAATTATTATCTTAACCAGGTCAGAGCCATAACGGGCGAGGCGAACAACTTCGCTTCAGAGTTCATGAACATCATTGAGCGGTATTACGTGAAAGCCATTCGACGATGA
- a CDS encoding biopolymer transporter ExbD gives MRYSRSRRNDGHKPVSDINVTPLVDVILVLLIIFMVTAPMLQMGIDVNLPRVKAKSVDVGEEKLILTITREQEIFINRYKTSFDDLTAKLENIFAARIDREVFMRADETVPYGFVVKVMSEVRKAGVDKLGMITEPPKE, from the coding sequence ATGAGATATTCGCGAAGCCGGAGAAATGACGGGCACAAGCCCGTTTCAGACATCAATGTTACACCCCTGGTGGATGTTATCCTGGTCCTGCTGATCATTTTCATGGTCACGGCCCCCATGCTTCAGATGGGAATAGACGTGAACCTTCCCCGTGTGAAGGCGAAGAGTGTCGATGTGGGAGAAGAAAAACTGATCCTGACGATTACCAGGGAACAGGAAATTTTCATCAACCGGTACAAGACGTCTTTCGATGACCTTACTGCAAAGCTGGAGAATATTTTTGCCGCCAGGATCGACCGGGAAGTGTTCATGCGCGCCGATGAAACCGTCCCTTACGGGTTTGTCGTGAAGGTGATGTCCGAAGTACGGAAAGCCGGTGTGGACAAACTGGGCATGATCACCGAACCGCCGAAGGAATAA